The proteins below are encoded in one region of Rhizobacter sp.:
- the xth gene encoding exodeoxyribonuclease III, which yields MFRLVSLNLNGIRSAATKGLLPWAEALGADCMGVQEIKAQAADIAERFDTVHDMTGYFHFAEKKGYSGVGLYTRKEPSDVVVGIGAPEFDAEGRYIECRFDTPSRKLSIISCYFPSGSSGEERQLAKFRFLALMTPWLTRLKAEREFILVGDINIAHKEIDLKNWKGNQKNSGFLPEERAWMTHCLDEIGLVDVFRTLNQKAEQYTWWSNRGQAYAKNVGWRLDYHLATPGIAALARKEHIFLDQRFSDHAPLIIDYDFTL from the coding sequence GTGTTTCGTCTGGTGTCTTTGAACCTGAACGGCATCCGTTCTGCCGCCACCAAGGGCCTGCTGCCCTGGGCTGAAGCCCTGGGCGCCGATTGTATGGGGGTGCAGGAGATCAAGGCGCAGGCGGCCGACATCGCCGAGCGCTTCGACACCGTGCACGACATGACCGGCTATTTCCACTTCGCCGAGAAGAAAGGCTACTCGGGCGTGGGCCTGTACACCCGCAAGGAGCCGAGCGACGTGGTCGTGGGCATCGGTGCCCCCGAATTCGACGCCGAAGGCCGTTACATCGAATGCCGTTTCGACACACCTTCGCGCAAGCTCTCGATCATCAGCTGCTACTTCCCGAGCGGCTCGTCGGGCGAAGAGCGACAGCTCGCCAAGTTCCGCTTCCTCGCGCTGATGACGCCGTGGCTCACGCGCTTGAAGGCCGAGCGCGAGTTCATCCTGGTGGGTGACATCAACATCGCCCACAAGGAGATCGACCTCAAGAACTGGAAGGGCAACCAGAAGAACAGCGGTTTCCTGCCCGAAGAGCGCGCGTGGATGACCCACTGCCTCGACGAAATCGGCCTGGTGGACGTCTTCCGCACCCTGAACCAGAAGGCCGAGCAATACACCTGGTGGAGCAACCGCGGCCAGGCCTACGCGAAGAACGTGGGCTGGCGGCTCGACTACCACCTCGCCACGCCCGGCATCGCCGCGCTGGCCCGCAAGGAACACATCTTCCTCGACCAGCGCTTCTCCGACCACGCGCCCCTCATCATCGACTACGACTTCACGCTCTGA